The Salvelinus fontinalis isolate EN_2023a chromosome 32, ASM2944872v1, whole genome shotgun sequence nucleotide sequence CTGAAGAATGAGGATGAGGAGCGTGAGCTTGCACTGCTGATGGTTGAAATAGACAAACAGAGAAAAGAGATTGAAAACAACATGGTGGAAATAGAGAGACAGAAGAAGGAGCTGCAACAGATCAGAGCTGAGATACAGACAGCCAAAAAAGAACTGGTGGAGACTGAGATGCGCGGACAGATCAAAGATTCCACTGAGATCCAGAGACAGGTCGAAGATTCCACTGAGATCCAGAGACAGGTCGAAGATTCCACTGAGATCCAGAGACAGGTTGAAGATTCCCCTGAGATCCAGAGACAGGTCGAAGATTCCACTGAGATCCAGAGACAGGTCGAAGATTCCACTGAGATCCAGAGACAGGTCGAAGATTCCACTGACATCCAGAGACAGGTCGAAGATTCCACTGACATCCAGAGACAGGTCGAAGATTCCACTGAGATCCAGAGACAGGTCGAAGATTCCACTCAACTCAGAGAAGAAACTGAGAACAACCTCGGACAGAAGACAACTACAACGCGAGTGGAGTTGGATCTGACAACAGATGAAAGGCTCCCAATGAGAGATCATTTGGAGAAAATCCGTCAAGAGGCTCATGCAGAAAAGGAGGAGATTGAGAAGATTAAGCACAGAGTTCATGAGATGAAAGATCATCTAGAGGAAAGACTAGCAGTGATTCAGAGACATGAGTTGGTACAGAGAACAAGGATACAAAGAGAGAAGGAAGAGCTAAAGAAGATGAAGGACGAGTTGGAGAGAGACAGCCAAGTTCGGCaaagagagtgggacagaggCAGGAGGAAACTTCAGGAGAAGGACCAGGAGCTTGAGATGCTAAAAGTGGAGATGTTCCGAGAGATCGAGAGACTGCAGGTTAATATGGAAAAAGAGATGGAAACACTCAAGACAAGTGACAAAGGTATCCAAACCTCAGACGTGGTATTAACCACAGAAGAAGAGAGAATGTGGTTGATGGAGGAATCAACAACGGAGGAGTACAGTATGCTGGCAGAAATAAGTCAACAAACAGAGCAAACCACAGTGGATATGACATTCGCCAGTTCCTCACTGGAGCTCCAGGGTCAATCAGAGGAGCCCACGGTGATAGAGGATGCTCAGATGAGCGTAGTAGGAGCAGAAGCTTCTCCATTCAGCAGGTTGCTACGGTGGCTTTGGCGCTACTGCTGTGGCTGCTGCCGCTGTTGTGACTGCTGCGGAAGGTGTGAAGAAGAgtgtgaagaagaggaggagaacatagTCTAGTCCCAACTCTTAAGTCAGCAAAATTGTGCTTCAATAGAAGCTTAGAGAGAGTACATGAAGTTGAACAACTTTAATTCAATGTGTATTTCTTTTTTCATAGCTTTTCCAAAGAATTGCATTTAGTGTGCGATGGTATCGCCAGCCTTCACAACAATATCAGCGGGGCTCAAAATAAACGAATTGCTATGTAAAGACTGTGTGAAAAAAATCGAGTTCAGTAATATGAATTGTGAAACAACAGCATCAGTCATTATTCATTCAGTTACATCAAGTATGATATGTATTCTACTATGCCCAAGTGATAAGAAGTCATGTTGAGATGATGATATGCAACAACCTGATTCATATGGCTAAATTGCGGCGTTGTAAGTGTCGTGCAGTATTGCAGTGCTACGCATTTACAATTATGATGAACTAAGTTTGCACTGAACATTAGATCTAGAGAGAGCAAAATGTACCTTTTATGTATTTATTATATTTTATAACGAATTATGTATTTATTATATCTTTTTACAGCTTTTGTTGAAGGTGCACTGGATACTGAATGGACTCTTATCAAGATTTGTCGTCATAATTTGTCAAAACAAGTTATATCTATTACTTTTAGTTTTCTTATTTTTATACACACAGAATTTGCAATAAACAAAGTGCTATTCTATATTTGTCTCGGGGACAGTTGTTGTTCTTTAAGCCAGTATTTTGTAAGTGTAAAAGCCTTGTAATTCATGTATAAGCGTGTGATTCTAATGTATTTCATTTGGTTATTtctgcatctctgtctctatacatccaCAATTACAACAAACATGTGTTAATATGTTCTCAGATGGGATGAATTTGCAGTGCAGTAATGGATACTAGCAGTGACTGAAGGACAAAATACACTTGATTATTTTGATATGAGCAATGTTTCCCTTTATGAACTTCAGTGGGGTCTGGGATTCACTCAGTCAGTCCTAATTTAAAAGCATTTACATTGCAAGGTTGGGTCAATAATCAGCAAcgacagtaacacagacacagagggtCAGGTTGGCCTCAGCAGACCTAAACCATTGTTGTCGGAGGCAGCTGAAAGGGGACACTAATAAATGAGTCATTACCCAGGAAATTGCTTATAACCTGTTCCTTGTCGTGAATGGCAAGGAAAGTTACTCCAAGTTGGCACAAGAACTTGGCAGTGGGGCATACACACTTGCCCCACAACAGTGGTCTGTGAGAGCTGAGTTTGAAGTTTTGCGAAAGCTTTTCATGTCATGTCAAAAGAATCAATGCACCATGGGCCGGTTTCCTGGACTAAAAAGGATACTCTATGGAGACTATCCATACTTTTGCTTTTTAGTTCAGGAATAGGTTTAACCCAAAGACTGATGGTGGAGATGCAGGAATAAAAAGCAATTTTCACTTACAATTTGACAGCCACTATTAAAAGTGCAAGAATAtgcaaatacaaaacaaaaaaaaagtaaGTTTCTGACATTGGAGGGAACATTCATATTCCTGTGGAAAAGCACAGCTGCAATGCCTGGGAAATCCACCAATCGCTCATGTGCCTGGATACTATTTACCATTGTTGTCAAATTACTGTTTGCCTATAACCCAATAAAGACACCATTAATAAATGTGTTCTGTTTCTTTTGTCATTCAAACTGGTCCCTCACATCACCATAGCTTATCTGTGAATTTATGCTTCGCATTATCGAATGTAATAAGCATCCCCATGTCTGGAAAAAGGACTAACAATTGCATCGGTGGCAAGAATGCATCTGTGGTAGGCTATCTCCTAGCCTACATATTATATTTTGAGAGATTGGCAGGCAGTGGTTAACTATATGTGCCTTTTCCCCCCGAAAATAGGCTTGTGAAATGTGATGAATTATAAGACAATGGTCGACAATGCAGTGGTGCAAACAGATGCCTTTTCTTGAGTTTCTGAACTCACCTCACTCCTCTTGGGGACGGGTCGACTTTTGTTTACTCTCTGAAACACAACTCAAAGACCAAAAAAAAGTGCATTAGAGAAGGCGAAGGAGAAGCTATTATATAGCTAAATGTCTCAAGAAACATTACGTTTACCTTTCTGATGCCGTTACAGTAGTAGATCAATTCATGCATggtcattacattacattacatgcaTGTCATTACAATTCATGCATGTCACACTTAAGTGACAGACTCCTTTCAAACAGACTCGATCGTTTCAATCCCTGAAATATTTATGTTATATAGCTTGTCCTGTTCATTTAGCGTGGTAACTACCACTTAACTACCCAAATACATACATTTCTTAGTCTGCACCATAGACATAGAGGACTCAACTTTATATCGGTGGCATTATAGCGTCTGTATAGCGTctgcagcgccattgaggctacaACCCATAGGAATTCCCAACCAGTTGGCTACTTTAAAAATGGCAGAAGCATGGTGGAAGCcctccaatggcgctgcccatgctgaaCCACCCTTTGGGctactagaggcctctatcattctctatggtctGCACAAGAGACGTGCACGTGCACGCTTTGGACGGCCCCAATTTCTTGAACGATGTGATGTACAGTTCACAGAGCAGAAATATTACTACCATAACCGttccacaacaacaaaaaaactcaacTCAAATGCACTGATGTTATTTTAATCATTTATTACACACATACAGGTGTCTCGGAAAAATAAACCTGAGGGACCAACAGTCGCTCAACATGTTTTAGCCAGTCAAATTAAAAAGACACAAAGATGAGATGACAAAGTGACCAAACACATTGAGACAAAATGACAAAATCAAAATGAGTCACAACCGTAAAAATTCAAACAAAAGACAAAGTACAACTCAGGAGAACACATGAGACACTTTATCCAACCTTGTCCCACATGGAATTAGGGGATAGGATGGGACTAGAGGGCAAAAAGGGATGGAAGACAAATAAAAGAGAAAGTAACAGAGAAAAGAATACAAAATGTAGCCCACTAGTACAAGTGAAAAGTAACAACAGATGTGTTGGGTCAAGGAAGATGACATGGGGAAAGATGTAATAACAGACAACTTAGGGAGTAAGAGACATTCATTAAATAGCAGAACAATCAATACAGATTTTTTATTCTCCAATGTCTACCCTTTTAAATTAGGTTTCAGTAACACAGAATAGGTCATCATAAAGAGAGAAAACATTGACAGAAGGAAAATACAGGACACCTTATTTTAGCACACAAACTCAGAGTTAAAGTCATACACCCAAGAGCCACAAGTTGTTCAAGATGAATGCTTTTCAAAAAATCACCCTTCCATTAAAAAGGAACAGCTTTTTTCTATCAAAGCCTTCCCAGTGTATACCCATTTTCAGAGTTAACTCTGACCTTTTCACACTTTACTAGTGGGTGCCAGTAAGTTGTCAAATGAGTAAATAGTTTTGCTCGACAGTAAAAAATGACCTGTCAGCGTGAGAGCTGAAACTGATGTGTGCTGGACACATGGATGGAATGGAACTTGGTTCACTGGTCAAATGCTAGATGCTGAGAGGGAACGGCTAGGAAGAGCTGCAGTCAAATGAGTCAAGTTGTGTCTACTACACAATGTCCTGGTCTGGTTCCATCTGGTGTGAGACATCACCAATCTAGGTTTAGCTTCGCTGACTATTTATTTTGTGCAATAGACGAACCGGCAGCTAAAATAATTCCTAGGATTTTTTAAAAGCCATTTAAGGTGTATGAAATTCAACATTTTAATCTTTATCAGTCAATAGATTTTTATGAAATCCTGCCACTTCATTTTTGTTATCATTCCCATTCATGTCAAACAAAATAAATCATAAAATGTACACTTTATCCACATCATCAATAGCCCTAAATTGTGGTAAAGAACAGAAGATGGTGGCAAAAGTAATGATCCATAGTTCCTTtatttcattttttgttgttgtaataatgTCAGATATTTGAAGAATCAGCACAAGTAGAGCCGCCCAGGAGTAACAGGGGCATCCCATGAGTAGCTGGGGTGTGACCACAGCCCCGCCAGTGGCCGTGAACCCATTGGGAATAGCATGCAGAGCAGCGTGGCACCAGAGTCACTCCAGACGGCACCAGAGTCACTCCAGACGGCACCAGAGTCACTCCAGACCTCGGGGCCTGAGGACCAGAACCACAGGCTGCTGAACCTGAGCCAGGCTCTCTGACACCGGGTGGCATCTAGCAACAAGGCCACCTGCACACTGACTgcttcactgactgactgactcactgacacacacagcatAGAAGGGAAACAGGAGTGGAGgttatgagaggagagagagattgagagaaagaaagaggggacaATGGCGGGTTGGATAAGAGAGAAAAGAATCCCAGGGGAATGTACTGTGTGAGTGCGTGATTCTCGCTCAAAAAGGTAAGACTTGTGTGTGCACTTCAGTGTGTTAACAAAATGTGCGTTTATAAATGGTGTGTCCAGTATGATGTGCGTTGGTTGGATTTTTATGAAATGTATTATGTGTATATGACGATGATATGTGAAAGTAAGTATTACTGTGTATGtatggggagggagggggcagtGCTCATGGCTGTTTCCAGTGGGAGAATGGCAGGTCAGAGGTGAGAAGTCAGTGTCTAAGGGTCACAGTGGGGTTGAGGTGAGGTCAGATTCGGGGCAACTGCTTCTCAATGAATTCCTTCACTGCTGCCATCTCCTGCAAAATCAAAATAAAGAGGCTTATAAAGAAACCGAACACCATGAATACTTCCACACCGATACTCATAGAAAAATATTAACACATATAGAACATCGATACTCATGCATGTTACAACCAAAATCCCCTTCTACCTGAGGACAGGAGCTGTGCATGAGTCCCGGGTAGGTCCGGAAGGTGATTTTCTGAGGGTTGACTATGACCTTGAGCTTCTCGGCCGTCATGGCCCCAAACTGCACTGGGATCATGGGGTCCATCTCCCCGTGACACTGCAGTATGGCCATGTCTCGGTTCCCACTGGCGCTCGCCGCCTAATGGGAACAACAGACCATTACATCCAAATAATACAAGCAAAAAGTGAAGACCAAGACCAGGACAAAGGGAGAGTACATTTTCCAGTTTGGAATCCAGCCCAGTAATAAAAGAAACAGCTCTGTGGAATGTTCAGGGGCCCCGAGAGTACCGTACATTTTAGACAAACAAGTAAGCTGTGTAACTGTACCTGTGGGAAACTCTTGTGAAGCGGTAACCAGCAACTGAGAGCGACCACGCCCGCCAATTGCTGCTGACAGGTGAGAGCGGTATACAAGGACAGAGCCCCACCCTGGGAGACGGAacaatagagggaaagagaggtagaATGGGTTTAGACCTATAGAGATGTTCACATGGTTTACACCAACGTTGGAGAAAAaaatagataaaaaaaaaatcgcAGTATCGGGAACTTGAAAAAGAGGACTTCATTTGCACATCACCTCCATAGCGGTTCACATTGACGCTTACCTGAGAGAACCCTCCAAGCAGCACACGATTGGCGGGTATCCCATTCTTTGCCTCATGGTCGATTATGGCCTTGACTGTGGAAAAGAGTGAAAATGGAAATTGAACgtatacagtacatagtgggGCTGATAATGTCTAATTATGATGCACACTGTGCTTTAGCTAACATGGTTATGTGAATAGAGCTTGGTATGATATCTATATGCATCTACAAtgctattatatatatatatatatatatctcatgtATAGTACTAGTGTCACACGGAATGACTTACTGTTCTCCGCTGCCCTCTTGATGCCAGCCTCGTCCTCTGGAGAATCTGGGCTGAGACCCATCAGGTCAAACCTACAGATCCATGGTCAGTCGATTTAATACGCATCTCATACAGTGATCTCCAAAAGTATTGGcacagtgaaatgttttgttgttttggctctgtactcaagcactttggatttgaaatgattcaACGTCGATGAGGTTAAAGtgtagactgtcagctttaatttgagggttttCATCTATATCGGATGAACCGTTgagaaattacaccactttttgtaTATTTTAGAGGACGAAAAGCTCAAATTCCCTgacattaaagctgacagtctgcactttaacctcaatCATTGTATTATTTTAAATCCAAAATGCtgtagtacagagccaaaacaacaaaaaatatgtcactgtcccaatacttttggagctcactgtatatcttATGGGCCCCTGGTAtcctgatagtgtgtgtgtgtgaatccgtCTTTGAAGGAATTCCTTGTTCAACAAATCTCTTACCAAAAGGAGATCGCTTTTCCACTGAAGTGCATGTTAGAGTCAAGCCATTGGTCAATAACATATTTTTCAGATCAGTGCAAACATATGACTCACCATGAGGGCATGGTCATCTTCATATTGAGAGTGACGGGGATTCTGGGCCTGCGGACAAACAAGTGAATCAATGTAAGTGCACATGGGTGGAGGAACACAAAGTGGTTGTATAGAAAGATCAGAAACTACCAAATATAAGATTCAACGCTGGTATTACATCCTACTCTGGAAATTGAGACAGAGGGCACTTAAGCTGAGAAATAAACTTGTCCGAAAATATGACAGACAATCATACAGACTTACGCGTGGGGACAGATATACTTTACATGTGGCAGTCGGATAGCCGTCATGGCATCTGCCCAGCCGTGCCTGACAACAGGAAGAAAAAGAGCAAGTCAGAGAGAGAACGTTGTACTCTTGACAGATTCGCCTAGAAGACAGAACGATTTATACAGAGTATAAAGGCGCCCGCATACTAGGTTCGGTTTCCTCATAGCAAAACATGGCTAGGCGAAGTGAATGTCTGTGGCTCGCATACTCCCTTTAAAGACTATCGCTTGAAAAAGTAACGTTTAAAAAATAAGCTATTTTTACTGTTTGTCCCTCGAGACGCCGTAGCAACAACAGTCAGTATACACCAATGACCGTATGTATATATGAAGGtgcacacttcctcaaaatagtctgatTTCATCTAAGATAATGTATTACAGTTTTCTTGATTTGACGTTTTTGCAGAGGATGTCTTAGTcgcacaattttacatctaactaagacgTTCGGTGCAGCATTTCTCAAGTGACAACATTTGCATGAAAACTAGTCGTCTGCCGTTGAATGACAAGAAACACGTTAATTAAAGAATCCTGTCCATAGTACCTAATCCTACTAAGAGTAGTACTGTTGATCAATCACTGACAAAGGGGCGCGGACTTCGGCTACCGAACTTCGACTTgcctcaacaaaaaaaaaaaagctgtgtGCGTGAACAGCCGGAAAAACACCTGCCGAACACCAAAACGTCTCAAAATGTTTTTATAATACATGCAAACTGTTGACTGGGAAGCATGCAACAGGCTTCAGACAGAAAACTCACCCTGAGTCACCCAAACCATGAAGGAAGATCACCTGTGGTAGAATTGGGGAGAGTGACCATTTTACATTGGTTAATGGTGCATTACGAACCACAAAGAACACCAATGGCTACTGCACTGTATTTGCATATGAACACCATGTACAAGTGAATCAGGCCCAACAAAGGGCAAATTCCTACTCAGTTGATATTACTGCTTGCCAACTAAATACTAGTATTTAATCAGAGGCAGCATAAGAGAAAGAAAATGAATTTGGCGAGCCAGATAGAACATACAAAAAActacaaaatacatttaaaaattcGGTAAAAATCAAATATGAGCATTCAGAAATGAATTCAATAGAGTTGGTTTTGACCTTAAAAGTGCTTACGGATCCAAATAACTGATGTAATCCGTTTGTTATGCCTTCAAGCGGTTTTAACATGGCACAGTTCTGATAGGGCTGTGCAACCATACCAAATCATCTCGTGAATTGAtgcattcaaatcaaattgtatttgtcacacacacatggttagcagatgttaatgcgagtgtagcgaaatgcttgtgcttctagttccgacaatgcagtaatatcgaacaagtaatctaacctaacaatttcacaacaactaccctatacacacacacaagtgtaaaggaatgaataagtacataatatgtacataaaaatatatgaatgagcgatggccgaacggcataggcaagatgcagtagatggtatagagtacagtatatacatatgagatgagtaatgtagggtatgtaaacataatataaagtggcattgtttaaagtggctagtgatacagtTATTACATtaatttttcattattaaagtggctagagatttgagtcagtatgttggcagcagccactcaatgttagtgatggctgtttaacagtctgatggctttgagatagaagctgtttttcagtctctcggtccccactttgatgcacctgtactgacctcgccttctggatgatagcgaggtgaacagacagtggctcgggtggttggtgTCCTTGATgataatctttttggccttcctgtgacatcgggtggtgtaggtgtcctggagggcaggtagtttgcccccggtgatgcgttgggcagacctcactaccctctggagagccttactgttgtgggcggagcagttgccgtaccaggcggtgatacagcccgacaggatgttctcgattgtgcatctgtaaaagtttgtgagtgtttttggtgacaagccgaatttcttcagccttctgttgcaccttcttcaccacactgtctgtgtgggtggaccatttcagtttgtccgtgatgtgtaccccgaggaacttaaaactttccaccttctccactactgtcccgtcgatgtggatagggggggtgctccctctgctgtttcctgaagtccacgatcatctcctttgttttgttgatgttgagtgagaggttattttcctgacaccacactccgagggccctcacctcctccctgtagtccgtcttgtcgttgttggtaatcaagcctaacactgtagtgttgtctgcaaacttgattgagttggaggcgtgcatggccacgcagtcatgggtgaacagggagtacaggagagggctgagaacgcacccttgtggggccccagtgttgagaatcagcggggtggagatgctacctaccctcacaacctggggtcggcccgtcaggaagtccaggacccagttgcacggggcggggtcgagacccagggtctcgagcttaatgacgagtttggagggtactatggtgttaaatgccgagctgtagtcgatgaacagcattcttagataggtattcctcttgtccagatgggttatggcagtgtgcagtgtgattgcgattgcgtcgtctgtggacctattggggcggtaagcaaattggagtgggtctagggtgtcaggtaaggtg carries:
- the LOC129831312 gene encoding acyl-protein thioesterase 2-like, which translates into the protein MCGNNMSLPLLAEAVTVSGTEKETAAVIFLHGLGDSGHGWADAMTAIRLPHVKYICPHAPRIPVTLNMKMTMPSWFDLMGLSPDSPEDEAGIKRAAENIKAIIDHEAKNGIPANRVLLGGFSQGGALSLYTALTCQQQLAGVVALSCWLPLHKSFPQAASASGNRDMAILQCHGEMDPMIPVQFGAMTAEKLKVIVNPQKITFRTYPGLMHSSCPQEMAAVKEFIEKQLPRI